One segment of Drosophila simulans strain w501 unplaced genomic scaffold, Prin_Dsim_3.1 Segkk97_quiver_pilon, whole genome shotgun sequence DNA contains the following:
- the LOC123327469 gene encoding uncharacterized protein LOC123327469 isoform X2, whose protein sequence is MSSSDHLFSEDEVLSITSSERSSPIHVNISPMSHGSGNSLVNSVNINQKKLPANQKKSPINSSWVAFNFFNSLSLNMKENINAKNAQRDPLSITNTAAANVGAKSSISKGKSPSSPPLSSQIHKRNSLPTMTHTNTAALTNTDATQREFKSTTATCTNAAAATNTDTELRGAKPSDAMGNFPSLPHTDTAEKNLSSSTKIGRNASSPPSYTHIQINKAAETNLESCSKSPALANSKTQPNKANDIDSGEIAPPLIQFNESKQEERPSTTAKAFWSIFNPKPDTSKLSLSKKPTIRSVNTGKRSISPHQRSASLRPDAQGDLKIKSNNRSMPTVVNLTTARTLSRPAAKRDLFKSPSRSPDEQLMSFSEMAAGTGPIFVAPTVPAPLTKTPAKRTNDDLDCSSFRTPNKRLCVTSNFKSPSIFPPLTTPVFQSKAAKSVYEESKTRNRLSHQPLPCSTNAPARSATTAPPQNTDAELPPWKLVPLSCRAPPILVDDVKEIVPLLEKLNYTAGVSSYTTRATEGNGVRIQAKDMTAYHKIKDVLIANGFPLFTNQPKSERGFRVVIRHLHHSTPCSWIVKELLTLGFTARFVRNMTNPATGGPMRMFEVEIVMAKDGSHDKIISLKQIGGQRVDIERKNRTREPVQCYRCQGFRHAKNSCMRPPRCMKCAGDHLSSCCTKPRTTPATCVNCSGEHISAYKGCPVYKAEKQKLAANNIDTNKIRTIKDATNNFYRRQGPPPRNNTPRLPHSSAILNRSIAEARQEAARKSMLNPFRQNMNDKRPRFSSHDSAIQMRLNKWRRNTNKIPKKGRTTSKNNAKPRLVSKTSNPAQRHLENYQDMLRKQRSEENYQEPEKGTSNPMQVNNDSPPTTSRAARASFKPRFIDEAMQSPRNSNPNSQKDFLDGPTTILANRVDNLEKKIDILMALITQGINNKLDMDTSN, encoded by the exons atgtcCAGTTCTGACCACCTTTTCTCGGAAGATGAGGTACTCTCAATTACCTCTAGCGAGCGATCTTCCCCTATTCATGTTAATATTTCGCCTATGTCTCACGGGTCCGGCAATTCCCTGGTTAATTCCGTCAATATTAACCAGAAGAAATTGCCtgcaaatcaaaagaaaagcccAATTAACTCTTCTTGGGTAgcctttaatttctttaattccCTTTCTCTAAATATGAAAGAGAATATAAACGCTAAAAATGCCCAAAGAGACCCCCTCTCGATCACCAATACTGCTGCAGCCAATGTTGGCGCCAAAAGCAGCATCTCGAAGGGGAAATCGCCATCTTCTCCTCCACTCTCTTCACAAATACACAAGCGAAATTCACTCCCCACAAtgactcacacaaacacagccgCACTCACAAACACCGACGCTACTCAAAGAGAGTTCAAATCCACCACAGCGACCTGCACtaatgcagctgcagccactAATACGGACACAGAATTAAGAGGCGCCAAACCGAGCGACGCTATGGGAAATTTCCCCTCTCTCCCACACACCGACACCGCAGAGAAAAATCTCAGCTCATCCACCAAAATTGGACGTAATGCTTCTTCCCCTCCTTCttatacacacatacaaataaataaagccgcCGAAACAAATTTAGAAAGCTGCTCTAAATCTCCCGCGCTTGCCAATTCAAAAACTCAACCCAACAAAGCCAATGATATTGACAGTGGTGAAATTGCTCCACCACTTATACAATTTAACGAAAGCAAGCAGGAGGAAAGACCAAGTACAACTGCCAAAGCTTTCTGGTCTATTTTTAACCCTAAACCGGACACTTCTAAACTCAGCCTAAGCAAAAAACCCACCATTCGCTCTGTAAATACTGGGAAAAGAAGCATTTCCCCTCATCAAAGGAGTGCTTCTTTACGCCCTGATGCTCAAggtgatttaaaaataaaatccaacaaCAGATCCATGCCCACAGTGGTGAATTTAACAACAGCTCGTACCCTTAGTCGGCCTGCTGCCAAGCGGGACTTATTTAAATCTCCGTCCAGGAGCCCAGACGAGCAGCTCATGAGTTTCTCGGAAATGGCTGCTGGAACTGGTCCAATCTTTGTGGCACCCACAGTTCCGGCTCCTCTAACGAAAACTCCGGCCAAGAGGACAAACGATGATTTGGACTGCTCCAGTTTCAGGACGCCAAATAAACGATTATGCGTGACCTCCAATTTCAAATCTCCCAGCATTTTTCCACCCCTCACCACACCCGTTTTCCAAAGTAAGGCAGCCAAATCTGTATATGAGGAATCCAAAACCAGGAATCGACTCTCACACCAGCCGTTACCCTGCAGCACCAATGCTCCTGCTCGCAGTGCAACGACGGCACCCCCTCAAAATACAGATGCTGAGCTGCCACCTTGGAAACTGGTGCCACTAAGCTGCAGAGCGCCACCCATACTCGTTGACGACGTCAAAGAAATTGTCCCGCTCCTGGAAAAGTTAAACTATACAGCAGGAGTATCCAGCTACACTACCAGGGCAACTGAAGGGAACGGGGTCAGGATCCAGGCCAAGGACATGACCGCCTACCACAAAATCAAAGATGTCCTTATAGCAAACGGCTTTCCCCTATTCACCAACCAGCCAAAGTCCGAGAGGGGCTTCCGAGTAGTAATCAGACatctccaccactccactccatgctCGTGGATTGTCAAGGAGTTGCTGACGCTCGGATTCACAGCTCGCTTCGTCAGAAATATGACGAACCCGGCTACAGGTGGGCCCATGCGCATGTTTGAAGTTGAGATCGTCATGGCCAAGGACGGCAGTCATGACAAAATTATCTCACTCAAACAAATCGGTGGGCAAAGAGTGGAtattgaaaggaaaaacaggacACGGGAGCCGGTCCAGTGCTACAGATGCCAGGGCTTCAGGCATGCCAAGAACTCATGCATGAGGCCACCAAGATGCATGAAATGCGCTGGCGACCACCTGTCATCCTGTTGCACCAAGCCAAGAACCACCCCTGCTACCTGCGTCAACTGCTCTGGAGAGCATATTAGTGCATACAAAGGATGCCCCGTTTACAaggccgaaaaacaaaagcttgcggcaaacaacattgacacaaataaaatacgtaCAATTAAAGACGCAACCAATAACTTTTATAGACGTCAAGGCCCTCCTCCACGCAATAACACCCCTCGGCTGCCACACAGCTCAGCAATCCTGAACAGATCAATCGCTGAAGCCCGCCAGGAAGCAGCCAGAAAGTCGATGTTAAATCCTTTCCGACAAAATATGAACGACAAAAGGCCACGTTTCTCCTCCCATGACTCTGCCATTCAG ATGCGGCTGAATAAATGGCGCCGAAACACAAACAAGATACCCAAAAAGGGTAGGACAACTTCAAAAAACAACGCAAAGCCAAGACTGGTATCCAAGACAAGCAACCCAGCGCAAAGACATCTGGAAAATTACCAGGACATGCTCCGAAAGCAAAGGAGTGAAGAAAATTACCAGGAACCTGAAAAAGGTACTTCAAATCCCATGCAAGTTAACAACGACAGCCCTCCCACCACCAGCAGAGCTGCCAGAGCTAGCTTCAAACCAAGATTTATTGATGAAGCCATGCAATCGCCAAGAAATTCCAATCCTAACTCGCAAAAAGACTTCTTGGACGGTCCCACAACTATCTTAGCAAACAGAGTCGACAacttagaaaagaaaattgacattttaatggccttaatCACTCAAGGAATAAACAATAAGCTGGACATGGACACATCCAATTAA
- the LOC123327469 gene encoding uncharacterized protein LOC123327469 isoform X1 has translation MSSSDHLFSEDEVLSITSSERSSPIHVNISPMSHGSGNSLVNSVNINQKKLPANQKKSPINSSWVAFNFFNSLSLNMKENINAKNAQRDPLSITNTAAANVGAKSSISKGKSPSSPPLSSQIHKRNSLPTMTHTNTAALTNTDATQREFKSTTATCTNAAAATNTDTELRGAKPSDAMGNFPSLPHTDTAEKNLSSSTKIGRNASSPPSYTHIQINKAAETNLESCSKSPALANSKTQPNKANDIDSGEIAPPLIQFNESKQEERPSTTAKAFWSIFNPKPDTSKLSLSKKPTIRSVNTGKRSISPHQRSASLRPDAQGDLKIKSNNRSMPTVVNLTTARTLSRPAAKRDLFKSPSRSPDEQLMSFSEMAAGTGPIFVAPTVPAPLTKTPAKRTNDDLDCSSFRTPNKRLCVTSNFKSPSIFPPLTTPVFQSKAAKSVYEESKTRNRLSHQPLPCSTNAPARSATTAPPQNTDAELPPWKLVPLSCRAPPILVDDVKEIVPLLEKLNYTAGVSSYTTRATEGNGVRIQAKDMTAYHKIKDVLIANGFPLFTNQPKSERGFRVVIRHLHHSTPCSWIVKELLTLGFTARFVRNMTNPATGGPMRMFEVEIVMAKDGSHDKIISLKQIGGQRVDIERKNRTREPVQCYRCQGFRHAKNSCMRPPRCMKCAGDHLSSCCTKPRTTPATCVNCSGEHISAYKGCPVYKAEKQKLAANNIDTNKIRTIKDATNNFYRRQGPPPRNNTPRLPHSSAILNRSIAEARQEAARKSMLNPFRQNMNDKRPRFSSHDSAIQMRLNKWRRNTNKIPKKGRTTSKNNAKPRLVSKTSNPAQRHLENYQDMLRKQRSEENYQEPEKGTSNPMQVNNDSPPTTSRAARASFKPRFIDEAMQSPRNSNPNSQKDFLDGPTTILANRVDNLEKKIDILMALITQGINNKLDMDTSN, from the exons atgtcCAGTTCTGACCACCTTTTCTCGGAAGATGAGGTACTCTCAATTACCTCTAGCGAGCGATCTTCCCCTATTCATGTTAATATTTCGCCTATGTCTCACGGGTCCGGCAATTCCCTGGTTAATTCCGTCAATATTAACCAGAAGAAATTGCCtgcaaatcaaaagaaaagcccAATTAACTCTTCTTGGGTAgcctttaatttctttaattccCTTTCTCTAAATATGAAAGAGAATATAAACGCTAAAAATGCCCAAAGAGACCCCCTCTCGATCACCAATACTGCTGCAGCCAATGTTGGCGCCAAAAGCAGCATCTCGAAGGGGAAATCGCCATCTTCTCCTCCACTCTCTTCACAAATACACAAGCGAAATTCACTCCCCACAAtgactcacacaaacacagccgCACTCACAAACACCGACGCTACTCAAAGAGAGTTCAAATCCACCACAGCGACCTGCACtaatgcagctgcagccactAATACGGACACAGAATTAAGAGGCGCCAAACCGAGCGACGCTATGGGAAATTTCCCCTCTCTCCCACACACCGACACCGCAGAGAAAAATCTCAGCTCATCCACCAAAATTGGACGTAATGCTTCTTCCCCTCCTTCttatacacacatacaaataaataaagccgcCGAAACAAATTTAGAAAGCTGCTCTAAATCTCCCGCGCTTGCCAATTCAAAAACTCAACCCAACAAAGCCAATGATATTGACAGTGGTGAAATTGCTCCACCACTTATACAATTTAACGAAAGCAAGCAGGAGGAAAGACCAAGTACAACTGCCAAAGCTTTCTGGTCTATTTTTAACCCTAAACCGGACACTTCTAAACTCAGCCTAAGCAAAAAACCCACCATTCGCTCTGTAAATACTGGGAAAAGAAGCATTTCCCCTCATCAAAGGAGTGCTTCTTTACGCCCTGATGCTCAAggtgatttaaaaataaaatccaacaaCAGATCCATGCCCACAGTGGTGAATTTAACAACAGCTCGTACCCTTAGTCGGCCTGCTGCCAAGCGGGACTTATTTAAATCTCCGTCCAGGAGCCCAGACGAGCAGCTCATGAGTTTCTCGGAAATGGCTGCTGGAACTGGTCCAATCTTTGTGGCACCCACAGTTCCGGCTCCTCTAACGAAAACTCCGGCCAAGAGGACAAACGATGATTTGGACTGCTCCAGTTTCAGGACGCCAAATAAACGATTATGCGTGACCTCCAATTTCAAATCTCCCAGCATTTTTCCACCCCTCACCACACCCGTTTTCCAAAGTAAGGCAGCCAAATCTGTATATGAGGAATCCAAAACCAGGAATCGACTCTCACACCAGCCGTTACCCTGCAGCACCAATGCTCCTGCTCGCAGTGCAACGACGGCACCCCCTCAAAATACAGATGCTGAGCTGCCACCTTGGAAACTGGTGCCACTAAGCTGCAGAGCGCCACCCATACTCGTTGACGACGTCAAAGAAATTGTCCCGCTCCTGGAAAAGTTAAACTATACAGCAGGAGTATCCAGCTACACTACCAGGGCAACTGAAGGGAACGGGGTCAGGATCCAGGCCAAGGACATGACCGCCTACCACAAAATCAAAGATGTCCTTATAGCAAACGGCTTTCCCCTATTCACCAACCAGCCAAAGTCCGAGAGGGGCTTCCGAGTAGTAATCAGACatctccaccactccactccatgctCGTGGATTGTCAAGGAGTTGCTGACGCTCGGATTCACAGCTCGCTTCGTCAGAAATATGACGAACCCGGCTACAGGTGGGCCCATGCGCATGTTTGAAGTTGAGATCGTCATGGCCAAGGACGGCAGTCATGACAAAATTATCTCACTCAAACAAATCGGTGGGCAAAGAGTGGAtattgaaaggaaaaacaggacACGGGAGCCGGTCCAGTGCTACAGATGCCAGGGCTTCAGGCATGCCAAGAACTCATGCATGAGGCCACCAAGATGCATGAAATGCGCTGGCGACCACCTGTCATCCTGTTGCACCAAGCCAAGAACCACCCCTGCTACCTGCGTCAACTGCTCTGGAGAGCATATTAGTGCATACAAAGGATGCCCCGTTTACAaggccgaaaaacaaaagcttgcggcaaacaacattgacacaaataaaatacgtaCAATTAAAGACGCAACCAATAACTTTTATAGACGTCAAGGCCCTCCTCCACGCAATAACACCCCTCGGCTGCCACACAGCTCAGCAATCCTGAACAGATCAATCGCTGAAGCCCGCCAG GAAGCAGCCAGAAAGTCGATGTTAAATCCTTTCCGACAAAATATGAACGACAAAAGGCCACGTTTCTCCTCCCATGACTCTGCCATTCAGATGCGGCTGAATAAATGGCGCCGAAACACAAACAAGATACCCAAAAAGGGTAGGACAACTTCAAAAAACAACGCAAAGCCAAGACTGGTATCCAAGACAAGCAACCCAGCGCAAAGACATCTGGAAAATTACCAGGACATGCTCCGAAAGCAAAGGAGTGAAGAAAATTACCAGGAACCTGAAAAAGGTACTTCAAATCCCATGCAAGTTAACAACGACAGCCCTCCCACCACCAGCAGAGCTGCCAGAGCTAGCTTCAAACCAAGATTTATTGATGAAGCCATGCAATCGCCAAGAAATTCCAATCCTAACTCGCAAAAAGACTTCTTGGACGGTCCCACAACTATCTTAGCAAACAGAGTCGACAacttagaaaagaaaattgacattttaatggccttaatCACTCAAGGAATAAACAATAAGCTGGACATGGACACATCCAATTAA